From a region of the Actinopolymorpha singaporensis genome:
- a CDS encoding ribonuclease J, whose protein sequence is MSHPHPELGTPPTLPPGALRVIPLGGLGEIGRNMTVFEHDGRLLIVDCGVLFPEDKHPGVDLILPDFEPIRDRLDDIEALVLTHGHEDHIGAVPYLLRERPDIPVVGSQLTLALLDGKLREHRLKDVPHHVVRERQRTRFGPFDLEFVSVNHSIPDALAVAIRTGAGTVLHTGDFKMDQLPLDRRLTDLRAFARLGEEGVDLFLVDSTNAEMPGFTVSERDITPTIDRVFARADRRIIVACFASHVHRVQQVMDAAVEHGRKVAYVGRSMVRNMGIASDLGFLRVPPNTVIDVRDVDKYEPNEVVLISTGSQGEPLSALSRIAARDHPQIRIEVGDTVVLASSLIPGNENAVYRVINGLSRWGANVVHKGNALVHVSGHASAGELLYCYNIIRPRNVLPVHGEIRHMRANADLAVATGVARERVVLAEDGVVVDLIDGVARIAGKVDCGYVYVDGSTVGDITETSLKDRRILGEEGFISVIVVVDSVTGKVTGGPEIKARGFAEDDSVFDPVLEKISEALDRAGRDGVDDTYQLQQLIRRTIGKWVSDTHRRRPMIIPVVVEV, encoded by the coding sequence ATGAGCCACCCCCACCCCGAACTCGGCACCCCTCCCACGCTTCCTCCCGGCGCGCTGCGCGTCATCCCACTCGGCGGTCTCGGCGAGATCGGCCGCAACATGACGGTCTTCGAGCACGACGGCCGGCTGCTGATCGTCGACTGCGGCGTGCTCTTCCCCGAGGACAAGCATCCCGGCGTCGATCTGATCCTCCCCGACTTCGAGCCGATCCGGGACCGCCTGGACGACATCGAGGCGCTCGTCCTCACCCACGGGCACGAGGACCACATCGGTGCGGTGCCGTACCTCCTGCGCGAACGCCCCGACATCCCGGTGGTCGGCTCCCAGCTCACCCTGGCGCTGCTGGACGGAAAGCTGCGCGAGCACCGGCTGAAGGACGTTCCGCACCACGTCGTCCGCGAACGCCAGCGGACGCGGTTCGGCCCGTTCGACCTGGAGTTCGTGTCGGTCAACCACTCGATCCCGGACGCGCTGGCGGTGGCCATCCGCACCGGTGCGGGGACCGTCCTGCACACCGGCGACTTCAAGATGGACCAGCTTCCGCTGGACCGCAGGCTCACCGACCTGAGGGCGTTCGCCCGGCTCGGCGAGGAGGGCGTCGATCTGTTCCTGGTCGACTCGACGAACGCCGAGATGCCCGGCTTCACCGTCTCCGAACGCGACATCACCCCGACGATCGACCGGGTCTTCGCCAGGGCAGACCGCCGGATCATCGTCGCCTGCTTCGCCTCGCACGTGCACCGCGTCCAGCAGGTGATGGACGCCGCGGTCGAGCACGGCCGCAAGGTGGCCTACGTCGGGCGCTCGATGGTCCGCAACATGGGCATCGCCAGCGACCTGGGGTTCCTGCGGGTGCCGCCGAACACCGTGATCGACGTGCGCGACGTGGACAAGTACGAGCCCAACGAGGTGGTGCTGATCTCCACCGGTTCGCAGGGCGAGCCGCTGTCGGCGCTGTCCCGGATCGCCGCCCGCGACCACCCGCAGATCCGGATCGAGGTCGGCGACACAGTGGTGCTGGCGTCGTCGCTGATCCCCGGCAACGAGAACGCCGTCTACCGCGTGATCAACGGGTTGTCCCGCTGGGGTGCCAACGTCGTGCACAAGGGCAACGCGCTCGTGCACGTGTCCGGCCACGCGTCCGCCGGGGAGCTGCTGTACTGCTACAACATCATCCGGCCCCGCAACGTCCTGCCGGTGCACGGCGAGATCCGGCACATGCGGGCCAACGCCGACCTGGCGGTGGCTACTGGTGTGGCCCGGGAACGCGTCGTGCTCGCCGAGGACGGCGTGGTGGTCGACCTGATCGACGGTGTCGCCAGGATCGCCGGCAAGGTCGACTGCGGTTACGTCTACGTCGACGGCTCGACCGTCGGCGACATCACCGAGACGTCGCTGAAGGACCGCCGCATCCTCGGCGAGGAGGGCTTCATCTCCGTCATCGTGGTGGTCGACTCGGTGACCGGGAAGGTGACCGGGGGACCGGAGATCAAGGCCCGGGGCTTCGCCGAGGACGACTCGGTCTTCGATCCCGTCCTGGAGAAGATTTCCGAGGCGCTGGACCGGGCCGGTCGCGACGGCGTGGACGACACCTACCAGCTTCAGCAGTTGATCCGGCGCACCATCGGCAAGTGGGTGAGCGACACCCACCGCCGCCGACCGATGATCATTCCGGTGGTCGTGGAGGTCTGA
- a CDS encoding dihydrodipicolinate synthase family protein, which produces MTSSPGSPGNPPTGLAGATAAVAQVRDLLRGGLVAATLTPFRPDGTVARSAVAPYAAALVDAGARGLAVGAHTGRGVHLPADDLTFLVRECGQATGAPVVAGLSLPAGTGSPDDLVALGARLRDAGARALLVSPVPYADRAATVGLHVRLGEEVGLPLVAFVLYERASRLQYDVGTLTELLALPWVCGVKLALLDDAMACQDLLEAATAAAPEALVFTGEDRMYGPSLMWGAQAALLGIAAALPAWSAAVLDSWTRGDLPEFVRASARLDALARLTFREPMEGYVQRMAWVAAWQGLLPADVAFDPYAPPLPAGERATLLERLDALGG; this is translated from the coding sequence ATGACCAGCAGCCCAGGATCGCCCGGAAACCCACCGACCGGCCTGGCCGGCGCGACGGCGGCCGTCGCCCAGGTGCGCGACCTTCTGCGGGGCGGGCTCGTGGCGGCGACGCTCACGCCGTTCCGCCCCGACGGCACCGTGGCGCGCTCGGCCGTGGCACCGTACGCCGCCGCACTTGTCGACGCCGGTGCACGTGGACTGGCGGTCGGCGCGCACACCGGCCGCGGCGTCCACCTACCCGCCGACGACCTCACCTTCCTGGTCCGCGAGTGCGGGCAGGCGACCGGGGCGCCGGTCGTGGCCGGCCTGTCGCTGCCTGCCGGCACCGGCTCACCGGACGACCTCGTCGCGCTCGGCGCCCGGCTGCGCGATGCCGGCGCCAGGGCCCTGCTGGTGTCCCCCGTTCCGTACGCCGACCGGGCCGCGACGGTCGGCCTGCACGTCCGGCTCGGTGAGGAGGTCGGCCTCCCGCTGGTGGCGTTCGTGTTGTACGAGCGCGCGAGCCGCCTGCAGTACGACGTGGGCACGCTCACCGAACTCCTCGCCCTCCCCTGGGTGTGCGGTGTCAAGCTGGCCTTGCTGGACGACGCGATGGCCTGCCAGGACCTGCTCGAGGCGGCCACCGCCGCGGCGCCCGAGGCGCTGGTGTTCACCGGTGAGGACCGGATGTACGGACCGTCGCTGATGTGGGGTGCGCAGGCGGCGCTGCTCGGGATCGCAGCCGCGCTGCCGGCGTGGTCGGCAGCCGTCCTGGACTCCTGGACGCGCGGCGACCTCCCGGAGTTCGTCCGCGCCTCCGCACGGCTGGACGCCCTTGCCAGGTTGACGTTCCGCGAACCGATGGAGGGCTACGTCCAGCGGATGGCCTGGGTGGCGGCCTGGCAGGGCCTGCTGCCCGCCGACGTCGCGTTCGACCCGTACGCCCCGCCGCTGCCGGCCGGTGAACGCGCCACCCTGCTCGAACGGCTGGACGCCCTCGGCGGCTGA